CAGCTCTATGTCGAAAAGCTTGTCCTCCTCGCCCCAGATCAGCATTATCTTCTGCAACCACGCCAGCAATTCAGTTTTATTTTCAGAAAAGAATAGTTCCATGCTTTTTTATGGATAAACCAAATTCAGCAGCATTTCTTCCTCGAAAAAACCAAATTCAGCGCTAGGTTGCACAAGCAGCAAGTGGTGGCCTAGCTTAGTTTTTTTTTAGACATGCCAAGCTTAGATTAAGGGCCCAAGTACTCGGCCCATCTCAGTTTTAGAGCCCACGAGCAGCACAGATTTAAAGCCCATAACCGAGCATTACCGAAGAAACCCTCCTTGGAATAGAGACCATTATTACCTCAAAAAAAATGGAATAGAGACCAttagtttctcaaaaaaaaaaaaaggaatAGAGACCATTTTGTTCTTCTAACAAAAACTGAACAGACCATTTTGCATGCCAACAAACACGGACGCAGTTGGTTTCAAACAAGAGAAAACACGGACGCAGTCCCTAAAGAAATGGAGCTAACAGTCATTCCTATCTTCAGTCCCTGACTGCCAGTAAGTCACAAGCATTGCCCATACATATATGTACTTGGTCAACGGTAGGTTGCCTAACGGGAGCAAAGTCGCTAATTACAGAGGCAACTCATTGATATAGTGACATGCTTAAAGAAAAGTTTGCATGGTTCCTAGATGAGCAGAAACTGCCATGCCATGCATATAAAGCTGTGATGATGGTGCCATATTTGCAATTTGGCAGTCACGCTCACTAGAAACTAGGCAACTGCTTTCGTTTCAGTCAGGCCTTTGTAAGACAGGTTTGGTGAACAGAACAATATAGGTAGGAGTGTTATTAAGTAGGTGTTGCTTGGTTTGACTTAAACAAAGGCACTGCTTACTTACCTGCTGGAAAGTCGGTATCTTTGCATCCATGTTGCTGTCTAGCAACCCCTGCAGCAGCTCCAGCCTCTCCTTCCTATTCGTGAACATCGCCTACTCATCACCAAAGCAAAACACATGTACGTGCATTAGTTAACCACCCAAATTACGCCAACCAACACTGCATTTCCCAGACAAACAGAAAACACTATGTGTGTTATTTCTAAACATGAGAAATTTCAAGTTACAACAATTCAAGAAAATCAGCATTTAATTAATAAGAAAGAAAAGGAACTACTACTATGTCAATTCCAAAAATTAGCATTCACATTTACTAATAAACAGTTCCAAATTACTTAACATTAGAGTTCTAGACATAGGTGTGCTAACTTGATTACCTTGAGGTAGTCCTTGTACATCCTGTCCGGGAACCACATCTTCCGGTACATGGAGACGGAGAAGAGCGCTTTGAGCCCCTGGAGCGTCTCCGGCATGAGCAGCTCCGCGGAGGACCCTGCGCCGAGCCGCTCCATGGTCTCCCTGTTCACGGCGTCCGTCATGGCCACCACGGACCCGGACACGGCCAGCGACCGCACCAGGTCCGGCCGCGCCTCCGCCAGCTTGAACGCCACCATGCCACCGTAGCTGAACCCGACCACGTCGCAGCGCGCCACGCCGAGccgcgccagcgccgccgccacgcACCGCGCCTGGAACTCCGGGGTCCGGTCGGCGCTGTCCGTCGTGGACGACTTGCCGAAGAAGAGCAGGTCCGGGATGTACACGTTGTAGCGCGACACCAGCACGCCGAAGTTGAACTGGAACGTCACGTTGCCCTCGGCGGCGAAGCCGTGGATGAGGACCACGTTGGGCTTGGACTCGGGGCCCTTcctcctgctcccacgacggccgcCTGATggcttcttggcggcggcggcgtcttcccctgcggcgacggcggcgctggcATCGTGCGGGCTGATGGTGGTTCCTTTCTTGCCGGCGTGGTGCTTGGGAGCCCAGACGTGCATGGTTGTGCCCGGCTCCAGCTCGACGTCGATGGGGCGGAGCCCGGCCAGCCTCATCATCCCCGTCAGCAGCGGCTTCTGCGCCTCGATCAAGTTCACCATCTTCCCTGTGACCTTGCCGTGCCTACGTGCGTGGGCGGCTGTAGTGTGCTAGCACGTGCACGTTGCGGCTCAAGTGTTTGAACTCGGAGCAGTGGCCGGGCTTGTATTAGTAGGGGGGACGCCGGAGGAGCAGGGGTCAGCTGTGACCTGTGAGAACGCGACGACGGGCGTTGTAACGACCGGTGACGTCGACGGCGGCTACTGACGGCGACCGGCCTGAGGACGGGTGGGAGTTGGGTGGCGATCGTGGGAGGGATAGGGCAGCAGCAAGAAGCGATCCAACGGGAACAGAGAAGGAACAGGGGGCGGGTTTAGTGGGGTTTAGTGATCTACCACAATCCACACATGCGCGTACGTTTAGCTTCGATTGGTGGCTTGGCGCAACAAACCCATCCTACTACTGTGACGCGCCGGCTGCTTCTCAAGCATTTCTCCACACTTTGGACATAATTTTTTTAGGACCCAATAACTGTCGCTCGATCGCCATCGCCAAGGAGCTGAGCAGCTCCTAGCGACCCTTTCTGGCCGTTTGCCAGGGGGCAGGCCAGGGCGAGCCCCGATTGACCCAAAAAAGACCAATTAAACAGTTTTTTTGTTTGAAAAATGCCACGTTAAACTTTAAAACGAAAAAAGTCGAGTGATCTGACATTTTTGACATGCTAAACTTTAAAACTGCCATCTTCTAGATATAAATGACATTGGCCAAAAAATACGCACAAATTTATAAAAATGGCACGTTTTGAAAAATTACTAAAATTGTCATGCTACTTTATAAAAACTGCCATCCTCTAGATAAGATTTTTGTTTCTTTAAGacaaactttcgatctattcataaTCTGTCACGATAGTACAAAGAACACCATATATAAGTAACAAAAAACTATAACCAGATCTATGGACCAACTAGCGATGATTACAAACGTTGGAATAAACTAAAGACGCGTTGTCCTCATCCACTTTTGTGATAGTAACAAAAAGCTATAACCATATCtagagttatttacccaaaaccaccacacttggggctagggtaacaacttgataCCAGATTTGAGCCAAGTCACAAAGAACCACCAGTTATGAGCCTAATGcgtaacgcggagcactgatgctgGAATTTGGTCGCCAAAACAGCAAaaccgacaggtgggtcccgcctgTCGGGCCGACGTGGCAAAGACTAATCCAAGTCAAAGTTTGACCCGCTGAGGTGGACGGGGGACCCATCAGTCAGCCACTCATCCTCTTATGCTCcttttatcttcttcttcctcctctgttaCTCTGCCCTGCGATGGCTGATTCGGAGCAGAGGCAAGCATGCGGGCGCGTCGGCGGGAGATGGACTTCGAGAGGAAAGGGAGGAGACGCGGAAGGGCCCGCCGGCGGCGGCCGCGCCGGCAGTAAGATGCTAGGGTGTCCAGCAGcgttgacggcggcgagctgcgCGGTGGCGGAGCTCGGGCTTGCATGAGCGCCGAGTTACAGCTTGCAAGCGAGCGAGCTAAGCAGCTAGATGGCATCGTTGGAGCTCCATGGTCTCAGTATAGTGCTCACGCATAATCAATTTGTGCTCAAACAACGACGGCAGAGAGGCACGACGGCCGGAGCTCTCCGGCATGGCGAAGGAATTAGTTACCGAACAAATTCGACAACGGGAGAAAGGGGTAAAAGGAGAGGAGCTCATGGCGATTCAGGTGAGCAGGCCGGCGAGGTCAGGGGTGCTCTGAAGGTGTTGAATTCGACGGCAACGGCCGGCGGCTCCGAGGTTGAAGACGCGGTCGATTCGGTCGTTCTGCGGCTTCTTCGCTTGTTTTTGTCGTCAAGGATGACCAGAGTGACGAGGCAAAGCTCTAGGACACCATGTCTCGGCGAAACTATGGTGGTGACCACGCTAGTGCGGAGCGGCGTCGACAGCCAGCTATCGGACGGCAGCGGGAAGGGGGCTGGAGGATGGGAGCGAGCTCCACacgaagggaaagagagaggaggatCTGGACGCCGAGCTAGGCTACGCCTAGCTTGAGAAAGGGCTCGGCTGCCATGGCCATGGACCTCCCAGTTCGCATGGGCTCGACCGCTCACAAGCTGCTCGATGCAATGCTCCATAGAAATAAAGATGGGATGAAGATGACCATGTAGTCAACGACAGGCGGGGCCTGCATCTCATCTGCCACCTCAGCTGGTCAATGTTTTTTTTTGTGCTTGGTCTTTGCCACGTCAGCTCgccaggtgggacccacctgtcggttTTGCTGTTTTCGCGATCAAATTCCAGCATCAGTGCTCTGCGTTACGCATTAGGCGCAGTTTCGGTGGTTTTTTGTGACCTGGCTCAAATCTGGTACCAAACTGTTACCCTAACCCCAAGTGTGGTGATTTTGAGTAAATAACTCCCATATCTATGGACCAAATTGTCATGTTAATGGACATGCAAACCTATCACAAAATTCACGGGTTCGGGTTTGACCCGCACCTCGTGTAAGAGGGCAATGGGTAAACCTTAGGTCCGTTCCTCTTTTCTCTGATGCATGGTGCCGTGGACGACTTGGGGACTGGTGTGGAGAGGAGAGCAACGGTTAATGGTAGAGAAGGTGGAAGACAACAACGTGCTCTTCTTCGATGCACTCAGGAGCGACTGCCTCCCACATGTTCCGGCGGCCGGTGGCTTGCATGACCAATGGTGCGGAAGACTGAGACCTGTGTGGAGAGGAGGACTGGAGAGAAACCGGCAGGGCTGCGTGTCATCGTGCTCTACTCCAGCGAGCATGTTCTTGAAATCTTGCGGCGAAGTTGGCTTTGTTCAGTTGTTCTGCATGTGGTGCAGTCGACCCTAGGGTCATACGGTTTTGTTCCGGTTGGATCCTATAAAATAGGGTCTAGTATATTATACATGTACACGTACACATATATGTATGTAATTGTAATCTGATTATCTATATATTGAAACGTGGGGCTGGATGTCAACCACCCACGCAAAACCAACCCTTCTTTTAACTGACCCTACATGTTTTGTGAGCCACCAGGTTACCCTTCTGATAACAATACACATGTGCGGTCCAACCAGTCAAACCGAACCAGACCATCTTCCGAGGAGTcgggcaaacattgttgtagtagagAGTCGGTAATTCGTCATACTAAGACCCATACATGAACATCAACCAGAACAATAACCGTTGTTGATAAAGGGAAGCATAGATTGGAAAGATCTAAGCACACGAAAGAAGATTGGATTCAATAAGATCCACTGAAGACCAACACGTCGGAGACACTCCTCGACACATCT
Above is a window of Triticum aestivum cultivar Chinese Spring chromosome 6B, IWGSC CS RefSeq v2.1, whole genome shotgun sequence DNA encoding:
- the LOC123134391 gene encoding putative aminoacrylate hydrolase RutD produces the protein MVNLIEAQKPLLTGMMRLAGLRPIDVELEPGTTMHVWAPKHHAGKKGTTISPHDASAAVAAGEDAAAAKKPSGGRRGSRRKGPESKPNVVLIHGFAAEGNVTFQFNFGVLVSRYNVYIPDLLFFGKSSTTDSADRTPEFQARCVAAALARLGVARCDVVGFSYGGMVAFKLAEARPDLVRSLAVSGSVVAMTDAVNRETMERLGAGSSAELLMPETLQGLKALFSVSMYRKMWFPDRMYKDYLKAMFTNRKERLELLQGLLDSNMDAKIPTFQQKIMLIWGEEDKLFDIELAKKMKEQLGENCYLQGIPKAGHLLHLERPCAYNRQLGRFLAYVNSQENQATS